The Anopheles merus strain MAF chromosome 2L, AmerM5.1, whole genome shotgun sequence genome has a segment encoding these proteins:
- the LOC121594712 gene encoding DNA replication ATP-dependent helicase/nuclease DNA2 isoform X4, producing MHLWADFSLSSLLLYNDDRCSQYRRIIIDREKPTFSDGFLSKSMIPKAKEILKKLNRHQKNAALKAAATKSYCLLKGLPGTGKTQTIVGLIRLLSLLGHSILLTSNTHSAVDNVLKRLLPFQDLKFIRLGSIDRIDPAVASSAEAIVTEHCDSPEKLSEVYEQYKIVGVTCQGTDHPLINKRIFDFCIVDEATQVFQPSLIRPLLRSKRFLLVGDPEQLPPVIKSVEARSLGASESMFHRLDQEGSFYILPTQYRMNRVLTKLANEFAYNGKLICGNDIVENNTINLPKLENIRRIYEVERWLMKMISNQIDLSVVLVDTGNTYQMNLNYRKLNEISISITDDLSKNVTNCTNVSEIAIVVYVSWAFLQAGVEPESIGILAPFRAQVELIRKHLKKLFQKQKISHHSSCSNHNLIYTKENVEQLNYICNIEVNTIDQFQGKDKKIILFSCTKSSNLSDDTWINKGKEQSSHGYGILSDKSRLTVAITRAKEKLIIIGDRLTLNSYAPFKKLFNVASKTSNISLREKKDGFEWNALLEFLISLSD from the exons ATGCATTTATGGGCTGATTTTAGTCTCTCCT CATTGCTTCTCTATAACGATGACCGTTGCTCGCAGTATCGCAG GATTATTATTGATCGTGAAAAGCCAACATTCTCAGATGGATTTCTCTCAAAATCTATGATTCCAAAGGCCAAGGAAATCCTGAAAAAGTTGAACCGTCATCAGAAAAACGCAGCCCTTAAGGCCGCTGCTACAAAATCCTACTGCTTATTAAAGGGTTTACCTGGAACTGGGAAAACTCAAACAATTGTTGGATTGATCAGATTGTTATCGCTCTTAGGCCATTCTATACTACTGACTAGTAATACACATTCTGCTGTTGATAATGTACTGAAGCGCCTATTGCCTTTTCAAGATCTAAAGTTTATTCGACTTGGATCAATAGATCGTATCGATCCAGCTGTAGCATCATCTGCAGAAGCTATTGTAACTGAGCATTGCGATTCTCCGGAAAAACTGAGTGAAGTATATGAACAATAC aAAATTGTTGGAGTAACGTGCCAAGGAACCGATCATCCGCTGATTAATAAACGCATCTTTGACTTTTGTATTGTGGATGAAGCGACTCAAGTTTTTCAACCTAGCCTCATTCGACCATTGTTACGTAGCAAACGATTTCTATTAGTAGGCGATCCAGAACAACTGCCTCCTGTGATCAAATCTGTTGAAGCACG CTCCCTCGGCGCATCTGAAAGTATGTTTCACAGATTGGACCAAGAAGGTTCCTTTTACATACTTCCAACACAGTATCGAATGAATCGTGTCTTGACAAAATTGGCTAACGAGTTTGCTTATAACGGTAAATTAATATGTGGAAATGATATTGTGGAAAATAACACCATTAACCTTCCGAAGCTGGAAAATATACGTAGGATATATGAAGTAGAAAGGTGGCTAATGAAAATGATATCCAATCAAATTGACTTATCAGTAGTCTTAGTGGACACTGGTAACACATATCAAATGAACCTAAACTAtagaaaattgaatgaaatatCGATTAGCATCACAGATGATCTAAGTAAAAACGTAACGAACTGCACAAACGTTTCGGAAATAGCCATTGTCGTATACGTTAGTTGGGCTTTCCTTCAAGCTGGCGTTGAACCTGAATCAATAGGTATTCTTGCACCATTTCGAGCACAGGTGGAATTAATACGAAAACACCTGAagaaattatttcaaaaacaaaaaatctctcATCACTCTTCATGTTCAAATCATAACCTAATATATACGAAGGAAAATGTTGAGCAATTGAATTACATTTGCAATATTGAAGTCAACACTATAGATCAATTTCAAGGAAAGGATAAAAAG ATAATACTATTTTCGTGcacaaaatcatcaaattTATCAGATGATACCTGGATTAACAAAGGAAAAGAACAGAGCTCTCACGGTTACGGAATATTAAGCGATAAAAGCCGATTGACTGTTGCAATTACAAGAGCCAAGGAGAAACTTATCATTATAGGCGATCGATTGACCCTGAATTCGTATGCTCCGTTCAAAAAGTTGTTTAATGTGGCGAGCAAAACCAGTAACATCAGCCTTCGTGAAAAAAAGGATGGATTTGAGTGGAATGCTCTTCTTGAATTTCTTATTTCCTTGTCAGACTAG
- the LOC121594712 gene encoding DNA replication ATP-dependent helicase/nuclease DNA2 isoform X5: MKRRCSSNNESPKIDAGLEEKHWKLNVSNVVTAVETASKDCSDNDNNVCSLINWDEEWDDMHCNTVHQHFTLDLTTWKRCSILTIEQLENGTIKVSLQDSHSEEKAICQLFPPWNMIQCISQGLIVSVLAMKVSPSSSHFVVNADFGFFVTDPDRLVSGTTVVGSLFCHRRGVLQELFRMSESENTQMVIGTVVHYIFQQCLLDKSCKVLTHVETIARKVMKTKKVISSLYEVNLSTKEAFSLLGPYLNEIETFLNKYFHHSSIQTDTETIAICDVNDIEENIWCHHLGVKGRIDATVSVSRDATKKTFEIMPLELKTGRASYSFEHLGQLALYQMMMNLVGHEVDAGLLLYLKEGKCSRVTANRNMKRDLIILRNEVARSLSKWMVKDDLTQNGSFAMKPILPDPINNERACAKCPYNTVCITLLKSEREGTLTNCGLSILAEEACGHLRTKDVDYFIQWSGLIYLETHDETLQSHNVQNIWNSSPKERAETGRCIYGLILVSPHCFSITMTVARSIAGLLLIVKSQHSQMDFSQNL, from the exons ATGAAAAGGAGATGTTCCTCAAACAACGAATCTCCCAAAATTGATGCGGGATTAGAGGAGAAGCACTGGAAATTAAACGTTTCTAATGTCGTTACCGCTGTCGAAACGGCATCGAAAGATTGTTCTGATAACGATAATAATGTCTGTTCTCTTATAAATTGGGATGAAGAATGGGACGATATGCACTGTAACACTGTACATCAG cACTTCACCTTAGACCTAACTACATGGAAAAGATGCAGTATCTTGACAATTGAACAACTTGAGAATGGAACCATTAAAGTATCATTGCAAGATTCTCATTCCGAAGAAAAAGCTATTTGTCAGCTTTTTCCTCCTTG GAATATGATTCAATGCATCTCTCAGGGCTTGATAGTATCAGTGTTGGCCATGAAAGTTAGTCCATCATCAAGCCATTTTGTAGTCAACGCAGATTTCGGATTTTTTGTCACGGATCCTGATAGACTCGTTTCAGGCACTACTGTAGTGGGATCATTATTCTGTCATCGGCGCGGAGTCTTACAGGAGCTGTTTCGTATGTCGGAATCGGAGAACACACAG ATGGTTATTGGAACCGTGGTGCATTACATTTTCCAACAGTGCCTTTTGGACAAGTCTTGTAAAGTACTAACTCATGTAGAAACTATTGCAAGAAAAGTTATGAAGACTAAAAAGGTTATTTCATCTCTTTATGAAGTTAACTTAAGCACGAAGGAAGCGTTCAGCTTACTGGGTCCATATCTTAATGAAATCGAGACGTTCTTAAACAAATACTTTCATCACAGTTCTATACAAACTGATACTGAAACAATTGCCATCTGTGATGTTAATGATATCGAGGAAAATATTTGGTGCCATCATTTGGGAGTTAAAGGCAGAATTGATGCAACAGTTTCCGTATCAAGAGATGCGACAAAGAAAACGTTTGAAATTATGCCTTTAGAATTGAAAACAGGTCGAGCTAGTTATTCATTTGAACACCTTGGCCAGCTGGCGTTGTATCAAATGATGATGAATCTTGTTGGACATGAGGTAGACGCTGGATTACTCCTGTACTTGAAAGAGGGAAAATGTAGTCGTGTAACTGCAAATCGCAACATGAAGCGCGATTTGATCATTCTGCGAAATGAAGTTGCACGGTCCCTAAGCAAATGGATGGTAAAAGATGATTTAACTCAAAATGGATCGTTTGCGATGAAGCCTATATTACCAGACCCTATCAATAACGAACGAGCTTGTGCCAAATGTCCATATAACACAGTTTGCATAACATTGTTGAAAAGCGAACGTGAAGGCACCTTAACAAATTGTGGATTGTCAATACTTGCAGAAGAAGCATGTGGCCATCTAAGAACTAAAGACGTCGATTACTTCATTCAATGGTCCGGTCTTATATACTTGGAAACTCATGACGAGACACTACAAT CGCACAACGTACAAAACATCTGGAATTCATCCCCAAAGGAACGTGCAGAAACAGGAAGATGCATTTATGGGCTGATTTTAGTCTCTCCT CATTGCTTCTCTATAACGATGACCGTTGCTCGCAGTATCGCAG GATTATTATTGATCGTGAAAAGCCAACATTCTCAGATGGATTTCTCTCAAAATCTATGA
- the LOC121594712 gene encoding DNA replication ATP-dependent helicase/nuclease DNA2 isoform X6, giving the protein MKRRCSSNNESPKIDAGLEEKHWKLNVSNVVTAVETASKDCSDNDNNVCSLINWDEEWDDMHCNTVHQHFTLDLTTWKRCSILTIEQLENGTIKVSLQDSHSEEKAICQLFPPWNMIQCISQGLIVSVLAMKVSPSSSHFVVNADFGFFVTDPDRLVSGTTVVGSLFCHRRGVLQELFRMSESENTQMVIGTVVHYIFQQCLLDKSCKVLTHVETIARKVMKTKKVISSLYEVNLSTKEAFSLLGPYLNEIETFLNKYFHHSSIQTDTETIAICDVNDIEENIWCHHLGVKGRIDATVSVSRDATKKTFEIMPLELKTGRASYSFEHLGQLALYQMMMNLVGHEVDAGLLLYLKEGKCSRVTANRNMKRDLIILRNEVARSLSKWMVKDDLTQNGSFAMKPILPDPINNERACAKCPYNTVCITLLKSEREGTLTNCGLSILAEEACGHLRTKDVDYFIQWSGLIYLETHDETLQSHNVQNIWNSSPKERAETGRCIYGLILVSPYF; this is encoded by the exons ATGAAAAGGAGATGTTCCTCAAACAACGAATCTCCCAAAATTGATGCGGGATTAGAGGAGAAGCACTGGAAATTAAACGTTTCTAATGTCGTTACCGCTGTCGAAACGGCATCGAAAGATTGTTCTGATAACGATAATAATGTCTGTTCTCTTATAAATTGGGATGAAGAATGGGACGATATGCACTGTAACACTGTACATCAG cACTTCACCTTAGACCTAACTACATGGAAAAGATGCAGTATCTTGACAATTGAACAACTTGAGAATGGAACCATTAAAGTATCATTGCAAGATTCTCATTCCGAAGAAAAAGCTATTTGTCAGCTTTTTCCTCCTTG GAATATGATTCAATGCATCTCTCAGGGCTTGATAGTATCAGTGTTGGCCATGAAAGTTAGTCCATCATCAAGCCATTTTGTAGTCAACGCAGATTTCGGATTTTTTGTCACGGATCCTGATAGACTCGTTTCAGGCACTACTGTAGTGGGATCATTATTCTGTCATCGGCGCGGAGTCTTACAGGAGCTGTTTCGTATGTCGGAATCGGAGAACACACAG ATGGTTATTGGAACCGTGGTGCATTACATTTTCCAACAGTGCCTTTTGGACAAGTCTTGTAAAGTACTAACTCATGTAGAAACTATTGCAAGAAAAGTTATGAAGACTAAAAAGGTTATTTCATCTCTTTATGAAGTTAACTTAAGCACGAAGGAAGCGTTCAGCTTACTGGGTCCATATCTTAATGAAATCGAGACGTTCTTAAACAAATACTTTCATCACAGTTCTATACAAACTGATACTGAAACAATTGCCATCTGTGATGTTAATGATATCGAGGAAAATATTTGGTGCCATCATTTGGGAGTTAAAGGCAGAATTGATGCAACAGTTTCCGTATCAAGAGATGCGACAAAGAAAACGTTTGAAATTATGCCTTTAGAATTGAAAACAGGTCGAGCTAGTTATTCATTTGAACACCTTGGCCAGCTGGCGTTGTATCAAATGATGATGAATCTTGTTGGACATGAGGTAGACGCTGGATTACTCCTGTACTTGAAAGAGGGAAAATGTAGTCGTGTAACTGCAAATCGCAACATGAAGCGCGATTTGATCATTCTGCGAAATGAAGTTGCACGGTCCCTAAGCAAATGGATGGTAAAAGATGATTTAACTCAAAATGGATCGTTTGCGATGAAGCCTATATTACCAGACCCTATCAATAACGAACGAGCTTGTGCCAAATGTCCATATAACACAGTTTGCATAACATTGTTGAAAAGCGAACGTGAAGGCACCTTAACAAATTGTGGATTGTCAATACTTGCAGAAGAAGCATGTGGCCATCTAAGAACTAAAGACGTCGATTACTTCATTCAATGGTCCGGTCTTATATACTTGGAAACTCATGACGAGACACTACAAT CGCACAACGTACAAAACATCTGGAATTCATCCCCAAAGGAACGTGCAGAAACAGGAAGATGCATTTATGGGCTGATTTTAGTCTCTCCT TACTTCTAA